A single genomic interval of Littorina saxatilis isolate snail1 linkage group LG17, US_GU_Lsax_2.0, whole genome shotgun sequence harbors:
- the LOC138951640 gene encoding uncharacterized protein isoform X2 — protein MDFDQLQLQLGGVTRSFGEWTEDFVDTYYPDLDQRSYRVPALHFNQQILNKSREFRGLLLDSPLPNDSKWRGDLAHTVVLENMQRLGRLLQDRDRTPLFIISSLDFDNYLAKVKPSSARSTKDRKRKRRTKSDSSLPGPSNQEPEYPCEGKEEQGRQLPPRPEDRGRQRGEIDVVLLNCQCGVILMEVKSTGMANSTWKPSEDEHRAAIRESVVKAVQQVKRSCDVFHYIMSDLSCLPCATLVVAFPYLTSLQLHKAVGDEAKEWGVYFLTKDDLDTSCSADGMRNVEGPAMSTHGQGSKTAQWWQSSMGCVNKPLSPKDRRTIVGRTCGLLSVVSVWTKTGQLRVEVRTSAQAISQVADRFSHIVLLPSQASLLANSLLTRLCLTGPMGSGKTLLLQLKGRQWVREGRRVVVLNIRSTGRGRPIGYVLQEAIKAECSDSPGTGTVERHDVALNETNTETLKAELKAGGQTENMCIVLDELTFDMFFVVEFLASAFPHSPIWFVSAFVKTLPQGFTQCRLDTVMRSPPSIQLMLRDLDLNPSNKAAYTTRSAARGLPCDGPPIVFIQHKQHSSHSGMYDCAQCADQLVDILQRELGLVFPCGNNDPESVACAPESSIKPGTAGVCERGEEANSSAGSCNEGLSTPRNTSTSKSYPSVDSPSLTFRDVLLLVSMPIAFYRHHGNNQWETTASDVVRFLKYVNTSAFFTRLKELGAPLKVIVDNTSQEIACPSRDEIVVTDVLAVPSLERKVVIFIPGGPPSAIPEAHPSTSSDLNPAPPVSSLRESCVSQPTDSMTEDQVNLAHGETGVGSPSTDQANATHTDAIWSTRLDSLESQKTLCSEVVSATTVSPSTDVEDLVKSNKGIIGCCMEEKELIKSMIENMVIPRHESSEDQPEGSGRPDDQYEESPAQCRMGMTIRGDWPVASVPEAQSQASCDSSLLADKRERTQDSSAKSPFFLPAGNCVNMEDGKGERREEGDCDETEDHRELERCRISEAVSSLSMDDQDWLFMAASRCLSQFIAFIP, from the exons ATG GATTTCGATCAGCTCCAACTTCAGCTCGGGGGAGTGACCCGCTCGTTCGGCGAGTGGACAGAGGACTTTGTGGACACGTACTACCCGGACCTAGATCAGCGCAGCTACCGGGTGCCTGCCCTACATTTCAACCAACAGATATTGAACAAGAGTCGAGAGTTTCGGGGCCTACTGCTTGATTCTCCG TTGCCGAACGACAGCAAGTGGCGCGGTGACCTCGCCCACACCGTTGTGCTAGAGAACATGCAGCGCCTGGGCCGGCTGCTTCAGGATCGTGACAGGACTCCACTTTTCATCATCAGCTCCCTCGACTTCGACAACTACCTGGCCAAGGTTAAACCGTCCTCTGCCAGATCCACCAAGGACCGAAAACGGAAGAGAAGGACAAAGTCAG ACAGTAGTCTTCCTGGGCCATCCAACCAGGAACCTGAGTACCCGTGCGAGGGCAAAGaggaacaagggagacaactgccTCCTCGCCCAGAAGACAGGGGGCGCCAGCGAGGAGAGATTGATGTTGTTCTGCTCAATTGCCAGTGTGGCGTTATTCTCATGGAG GTGAAATCTACAGGAATGGCTAACTCCACCTGGAAGCCCAGTGAAGACGAACATCGCGCAGCTATCCGGGAAAGCGTGGTGAAAGCCGTGCAGCAAGTCAAGCGTAGCTGTGACGTGTTTCATTACATCATGTCCGACCTGAGTTGTCTTCCCTGCGCCACATTGGTTGTCGCCTTTCCTTATCTGACTTCACTACAGCTGCACAAG GCCGTGGGCGATGAAGCAAAAGAGTGGGGTGTGTATTTCCTGACGAAGGATGACCTAGACACGAGCTGCTCGGCTGACGGGATGAGGAATGTTGAAGGGCCTGCGATGTCCACCCACGGGCAAGGCTCCAAGACAGCTCAGTGGTGGCAGAGCAGTATGGGATGTGTCAACAAACCTTTATCGCCGAAAGACCGGAGAACAATTGTTGGAAG AACGTGCGGTCTGCTGTCCGTCGTGTCCGTGTGGACAAAGACCGGCCAGTTGCGTGTGGAGGTGCGTACCTCGGCCCAGGCCATCAGCCAGGTAGCTGACCGCTTCTCTCACATCGTCCTGCTGCCCAGCCAGGCCAGTCTGCTGGCCAACTCCTTACTCACACGCCTGTGTCTGACTGGACCTATGGGGTCAGGGAAGACACTTTTGCTGCAACTGAAAGGACGGCAGTGGGTGCGGGAGGGCAGGAGGGTGGTGGTGCTCAACATCAGATCGACGGGCAGAGGACGTCCTATAGGCTACGTTCTGCAGGAGGCGATCAAGGCGGAGTGCAGTGACTCTCCAGGCACTGGGACGGTGGAGAGGCACGACGTGGCCCTGAACGAGACCAACACGGAGACGCTGAAGGCAGAACTGAAAGCGGGAGGTCAGACGGAGAACATGTGCATCGTGCTCGACGAACTGACCTTCGACATGTTCTTTGTCGTGGAGTTCCTAGCCTCTGCCTTCCCGCACAGCCCCATCTGGTTCGTGTCCGCCTTCGTCAAGACCTTGCCACAGGGCTTCACTCAGTGCAGGCTGGACACGGTGATGAGGAGTCCGCCCTCCATCCAGCTGATGCTGAGAGATCTAGATCTGAACCCGTCCAACAAAGCGGCGTACACCACACGCAGCGCGGCCCGAGGTCTGCCCTGTGACGGTCCTCCCATTGTCTTTATTCAGCACAAACAGCACAGCAGTCACTCCGGTATGTACGACTGCGCTCAATGTGCGGATCAGCTGGTTGACATTCTGCAGCGAGAGCTTGGTCTGGTGTTTCCATGCGGTAATAATGATCCTGAATCGGTCGCTTGTGCTCCAGAGTCCTCGATCAAGCCAGGAACAGCAGGGGTATgtgagagaggagaggaggCAAATTCCTCAGCGGGTTCGTGCAACGAAGGTTTATCAACACCCCGCAACACGTCAACATCAAAATCCTACCCCAGCGTGGACTCTCCTTCCCTCACCTTCCGCGATGTGTTGTTGCTAGTCAGCATGCCTATCGCCTTCTACCGCCACCATGGCAACAACCAGTGGGAGACGACGGCGTCCGACGTGGTGCGCTTCTTGAAGTACGTCAACACTTCCGCGTTCTTCACGAGGCTGAAGGAGCTGGGCGCGCCCCTCAAGGTGATCGTGGATAACACGAGCCAGGAGATCGCGTGTCCTTCACGCGACGAGATCGTGGTCACTGACGTGCTGGCCGTGCCCAGTCTGGAGCGCAAGGTGGTCATCTTCATCCCAGGAGGACCTCCTTCAGCCATCCCAGAAGCCCATCCCTCCACTTCCAGCGATCTGAACCCTGCACCGCCTGTGTCTTCGCTGCGAGAGTCATGTGTTTCACAACCAACGGATTCCATGACTGAAGACCAGGTAAACCTCGCACATGGAGAAACAGGTGTTGGTTCCCCTTCTACCGATCAGGCAaatgccacacacacagacgctaTTTGGTCTACGCGTTTAGACTCCCTAGAATCTCAGAAAACCCTTTGCTCTGAAGTGGTGTCAGCCACCACAGTTTCTCCAAGCACTGACGTGGAAGACCTAGTGAAGAGCAACAAAGGGATCATTGGTTGCTGCATGGAAGAGAAAGAACTGATCAAGTCCATGATAGAAAACATGGTCATTCCCCGACACGAGTCGAGCGAAGACCAACCAGAAGGGTCGGGCAGACCAGACGACCAGTACGAAGAGAGTCCGGCCCAGTGTCGCATGGGAATGACCATCAGAGGAGACTGGCCTGTGGCGTCAGTGCCAGAAGCTCAGTCCCAGGCATCCTGCGACAGTAGTTTGCTAGCCGACAAAAGGGAGAGAACCCAAGACTCTTCGGCGAAGTCGCCGTTCTTCCTGCCAGCGGGTAATTGTGTGAATATGGAGGATGGGAAGGGAGAGAGGCGGGAGGAAGGTGACTGCGATGAGACGGAGGACCACAGAGAGTTGGAACGCTGTCGTATCAGCGAGGCCGTGTCGTCTCTGTCCATGGATGATCAGGACTGGCTTTTCATGGCCGCGTCGCGCTGTCTGTCTCAGTTCATCGCCTTTATACCGTGA
- the LOC138951640 gene encoding uncharacterized protein isoform X1 has product MDFDQLQLQLGGVTRSFGEWTEDFVDTYYPDLDQRSYRVPALHFNQQILNKSREFRGLLLDSPLPNDSKWRGDLAHTVVLENMQRLGRLLQDRDRTPLFIISSLDFDNYLAKVKPSSARSTKDRKRKRRTKSGSGCGDLKSGLPCDGDGLHGCRSGGEESGGHSEGGRWCEHHKADVQQRKIFRHEGEPGKSVPAQDRYQLTGQGECASPEYRPPQPVPVSSENRPLQQGTRDWQACGMPDMLGPGSSCDAINPVSISLAQDSSLPGPSNQEPEYPCEGKEEQGRQLPPRPEDRGRQRGEIDVVLLNCQCGVILMEVKSTGMANSTWKPSEDEHRAAIRESVVKAVQQVKRSCDVFHYIMSDLSCLPCATLVVAFPYLTSLQLHKAVGDEAKEWGVYFLTKDDLDTSCSADGMRNVEGPAMSTHGQGSKTAQWWQSSMGCVNKPLSPKDRRTIVGRTCGLLSVVSVWTKTGQLRVEVRTSAQAISQVADRFSHIVLLPSQASLLANSLLTRLCLTGPMGSGKTLLLQLKGRQWVREGRRVVVLNIRSTGRGRPIGYVLQEAIKAECSDSPGTGTVERHDVALNETNTETLKAELKAGGQTENMCIVLDELTFDMFFVVEFLASAFPHSPIWFVSAFVKTLPQGFTQCRLDTVMRSPPSIQLMLRDLDLNPSNKAAYTTRSAARGLPCDGPPIVFIQHKQHSSHSGMYDCAQCADQLVDILQRELGLVFPCGNNDPESVACAPESSIKPGTAGVCERGEEANSSAGSCNEGLSTPRNTSTSKSYPSVDSPSLTFRDVLLLVSMPIAFYRHHGNNQWETTASDVVRFLKYVNTSAFFTRLKELGAPLKVIVDNTSQEIACPSRDEIVVTDVLAVPSLERKVVIFIPGGPPSAIPEAHPSTSSDLNPAPPVSSLRESCVSQPTDSMTEDQVNLAHGETGVGSPSTDQANATHTDAIWSTRLDSLESQKTLCSEVVSATTVSPSTDVEDLVKSNKGIIGCCMEEKELIKSMIENMVIPRHESSEDQPEGSGRPDDQYEESPAQCRMGMTIRGDWPVASVPEAQSQASCDSSLLADKRERTQDSSAKSPFFLPAGNCVNMEDGKGERREEGDCDETEDHRELERCRISEAVSSLSMDDQDWLFMAASRCLSQFIAFIP; this is encoded by the exons ATG GATTTCGATCAGCTCCAACTTCAGCTCGGGGGAGTGACCCGCTCGTTCGGCGAGTGGACAGAGGACTTTGTGGACACGTACTACCCGGACCTAGATCAGCGCAGCTACCGGGTGCCTGCCCTACATTTCAACCAACAGATATTGAACAAGAGTCGAGAGTTTCGGGGCCTACTGCTTGATTCTCCG TTGCCGAACGACAGCAAGTGGCGCGGTGACCTCGCCCACACCGTTGTGCTAGAGAACATGCAGCGCCTGGGCCGGCTGCTTCAGGATCGTGACAGGACTCCACTTTTCATCATCAGCTCCCTCGACTTCGACAACTACCTGGCCAAGGTTAAACCGTCCTCTGCCAGATCCACCAAGGACCGAAAACGGAAGAGAAGGACAAAGTCAGGTAGCGGATGTGGCGACTTAAAGTCCGGGCTGCCTTGTGATGGTGATGGGTTACATGGGTGTAGGTCTGGGGGAGAGGAGAGTGGTGGACACAGTGAAGGGGGAAGGTGGTGTGAGCATCACAAGGCTGACGTTCAGCAGCGTAAAATCTTCCGTCACGAAGGAGAGCCTGGAAAAAGCGTGCCTGCACAAGACAGATACCAACTAACAGGCCAAGGGGAGTGTGCGTCTCCAGAATACAGACCTCCACAACCAGTCCCTGTGTCTTCTGAAAACAGACCTTTACAACAAGGAACGAGAGACTGGCAGGCGTGTGGCATGCCTGACATGTTGGGACCAGGCTCGTCCTGTGATGCAATCAACCCAGTTTCTATCAGTTTGGCGCAAGACAGTAGTCTTCCTGGGCCATCCAACCAGGAACCTGAGTACCCGTGCGAGGGCAAAGaggaacaagggagacaactgccTCCTCGCCCAGAAGACAGGGGGCGCCAGCGAGGAGAGATTGATGTTGTTCTGCTCAATTGCCAGTGTGGCGTTATTCTCATGGAG GTGAAATCTACAGGAATGGCTAACTCCACCTGGAAGCCCAGTGAAGACGAACATCGCGCAGCTATCCGGGAAAGCGTGGTGAAAGCCGTGCAGCAAGTCAAGCGTAGCTGTGACGTGTTTCATTACATCATGTCCGACCTGAGTTGTCTTCCCTGCGCCACATTGGTTGTCGCCTTTCCTTATCTGACTTCACTACAGCTGCACAAG GCCGTGGGCGATGAAGCAAAAGAGTGGGGTGTGTATTTCCTGACGAAGGATGACCTAGACACGAGCTGCTCGGCTGACGGGATGAGGAATGTTGAAGGGCCTGCGATGTCCACCCACGGGCAAGGCTCCAAGACAGCTCAGTGGTGGCAGAGCAGTATGGGATGTGTCAACAAACCTTTATCGCCGAAAGACCGGAGAACAATTGTTGGAAG AACGTGCGGTCTGCTGTCCGTCGTGTCCGTGTGGACAAAGACCGGCCAGTTGCGTGTGGAGGTGCGTACCTCGGCCCAGGCCATCAGCCAGGTAGCTGACCGCTTCTCTCACATCGTCCTGCTGCCCAGCCAGGCCAGTCTGCTGGCCAACTCCTTACTCACACGCCTGTGTCTGACTGGACCTATGGGGTCAGGGAAGACACTTTTGCTGCAACTGAAAGGACGGCAGTGGGTGCGGGAGGGCAGGAGGGTGGTGGTGCTCAACATCAGATCGACGGGCAGAGGACGTCCTATAGGCTACGTTCTGCAGGAGGCGATCAAGGCGGAGTGCAGTGACTCTCCAGGCACTGGGACGGTGGAGAGGCACGACGTGGCCCTGAACGAGACCAACACGGAGACGCTGAAGGCAGAACTGAAAGCGGGAGGTCAGACGGAGAACATGTGCATCGTGCTCGACGAACTGACCTTCGACATGTTCTTTGTCGTGGAGTTCCTAGCCTCTGCCTTCCCGCACAGCCCCATCTGGTTCGTGTCCGCCTTCGTCAAGACCTTGCCACAGGGCTTCACTCAGTGCAGGCTGGACACGGTGATGAGGAGTCCGCCCTCCATCCAGCTGATGCTGAGAGATCTAGATCTGAACCCGTCCAACAAAGCGGCGTACACCACACGCAGCGCGGCCCGAGGTCTGCCCTGTGACGGTCCTCCCATTGTCTTTATTCAGCACAAACAGCACAGCAGTCACTCCGGTATGTACGACTGCGCTCAATGTGCGGATCAGCTGGTTGACATTCTGCAGCGAGAGCTTGGTCTGGTGTTTCCATGCGGTAATAATGATCCTGAATCGGTCGCTTGTGCTCCAGAGTCCTCGATCAAGCCAGGAACAGCAGGGGTATgtgagagaggagaggaggCAAATTCCTCAGCGGGTTCGTGCAACGAAGGTTTATCAACACCCCGCAACACGTCAACATCAAAATCCTACCCCAGCGTGGACTCTCCTTCCCTCACCTTCCGCGATGTGTTGTTGCTAGTCAGCATGCCTATCGCCTTCTACCGCCACCATGGCAACAACCAGTGGGAGACGACGGCGTCCGACGTGGTGCGCTTCTTGAAGTACGTCAACACTTCCGCGTTCTTCACGAGGCTGAAGGAGCTGGGCGCGCCCCTCAAGGTGATCGTGGATAACACGAGCCAGGAGATCGCGTGTCCTTCACGCGACGAGATCGTGGTCACTGACGTGCTGGCCGTGCCCAGTCTGGAGCGCAAGGTGGTCATCTTCATCCCAGGAGGACCTCCTTCAGCCATCCCAGAAGCCCATCCCTCCACTTCCAGCGATCTGAACCCTGCACCGCCTGTGTCTTCGCTGCGAGAGTCATGTGTTTCACAACCAACGGATTCCATGACTGAAGACCAGGTAAACCTCGCACATGGAGAAACAGGTGTTGGTTCCCCTTCTACCGATCAGGCAaatgccacacacacagacgctaTTTGGTCTACGCGTTTAGACTCCCTAGAATCTCAGAAAACCCTTTGCTCTGAAGTGGTGTCAGCCACCACAGTTTCTCCAAGCACTGACGTGGAAGACCTAGTGAAGAGCAACAAAGGGATCATTGGTTGCTGCATGGAAGAGAAAGAACTGATCAAGTCCATGATAGAAAACATGGTCATTCCCCGACACGAGTCGAGCGAAGACCAACCAGAAGGGTCGGGCAGACCAGACGACCAGTACGAAGAGAGTCCGGCCCAGTGTCGCATGGGAATGACCATCAGAGGAGACTGGCCTGTGGCGTCAGTGCCAGAAGCTCAGTCCCAGGCATCCTGCGACAGTAGTTTGCTAGCCGACAAAAGGGAGAGAACCCAAGACTCTTCGGCGAAGTCGCCGTTCTTCCTGCCAGCGGGTAATTGTGTGAATATGGAGGATGGGAAGGGAGAGAGGCGGGAGGAAGGTGACTGCGATGAGACGGAGGACCACAGAGAGTTGGAACGCTGTCGTATCAGCGAGGCCGTGTCGTCTCTGTCCATGGATGATCAGGACTGGCTTTTCATGGCCGCGTCGCGCTGTCTGTCTCAGTTCATCGCCTTTATACCGTGA